In Macadamia integrifolia cultivar HAES 741 chromosome 1, SCU_Mint_v3, whole genome shotgun sequence, a single window of DNA contains:
- the LOC122085471 gene encoding uncharacterized TPR repeat-containing protein At2g32450-like — protein MASSKRSMSTTMMTGRDKVRSIFDRFDANRDGGLSRDEMGALVTTVNPNVKLSSDQVSAILDEVFRSYSDFIENPLTGLSFKGLLRIYDEGAGDVDRDYSALFHSSLVISTTQLNEAPSNSHSYSMIVLADKSTTTGTTQRIATLRVAAAWAKSPNHGVEYDDTWKLVEDLEIVIRRRIEDCTCGHKKDFRVERDHKRFVWDENCGDFRTLLKEVREIRVSIDRNLSREEAFDGHMAIGQTLLYYNLLTDALQSFQRAVDLSPIDVRAQFEIGYCLYLLGRSKEAKLSYMLGLELAAETNSNRWWGLLPKLHIQLGIVLKREGMLLCACEHYREALVLCPTNDRAFRLLGTALLQLGEYRAAEKALEEAVLLKPEFADAHYYLGSVLHEMGEDERAILEFQRAIDLNPNHLDALYELGCLFQDMGRYHRAAEIYERVMGIQPNYWRAQVNRLALMWRTGKDVDVVNVYKEGLSKMTDFAELPQLTAHIMAQLEKKNQGGHDLSAWAKIKKGLADGVHVIKRVTEKTKRDCPGFALHIWDFQRITTFHLCDVSLLNKEIEEWKPPVSYSESEEPKRPLISKATLELILRKLLHYLTPEDFRVTVVKVNQKILRVLDATGSGRIDLGMFYAVIAPICAGEPGNRKRAAFDALLWRGTRRNDGQDVIQKVDALIYMRYLRLIYLSSPQGYRDQLVVHVEEDENTMVSFPEFLQIFDDHRRGFGIFSTLVNLEIHGRFRRDEHSCDVCRYPMLRRRFKIRIYLFSLCMK, from the coding sequence ATGGCTTCGTCTAAGAGATCAATGTCGACGACGATGATGACGGGAAGAGACAAAGTCCGTTCAATCTTCGACAGATTCGATGCCAACCGTGACGGAGGCCTCAGCCGCGACGAGATGGGTGCGCTTGTCACCACTGTCAACCCAAACGTCAAGCTCAGCTCCGATCAGGTCTCAGCCATTCTTGACGAAGTTTTCCGATCGTATTCCGATTTCATCGAAAATCCTTTAACAGGTCTCTCCTTCAAAGGCCTTCTTCGCATCTATGATGAAGGCGCCGGCGACGTTGACAGGGATTACTCAGCTCTCTTCCATTCCTCTCTGGTCATCTCCACAACCCAATTGAATGAAGCTCCTTCTAATTCCCATTCGTATTCGATGATTGTTTTAGCCGATAAGTCGACGACGACGGGGACTACTCAGAGAATCGCAACCCTTAGGGTTGCAGCTGCTTGGGCCAAGTCGCCCAACCATGGTGTCGAATATGATGATACGTGGAAGCTTGTTGAGGATCTGGAGATAGTTATCAGAAGGAGAATTGAGGATTGTACTTGTGGTCACAAGAAGGATTTTAGAGTAGAACGTGATCATAAGAGGTTCGTCTGGGATGAGAATTGTGGGGATTTTAGGACACTTTTGAAGGAGGTGAGGGAGATTCGGGTTTCCATTGATCGGAATTTGTCAAGGGAAGAGGCTTTTGATGGGCATATGGCGATTGGACAGACCCTGCTTTATTATAATCTTCTTACAGATGCTCTTCAGAGCTTCCAGCGCGCGGTGGATTTGAGCCCTATTGATGTTCGGGCGCAATTCGAGATAGGCTACTGTTTATACTTGTTAGGGAGGTCGAAAGAGGCTAAGCTTAGCTATATGTTGGGTCTGGAGTTGGCAGCTGAGACCAATTCGAACAGATGGTGGGGACTGTTACCAAAGCTACACATACAATTGGGGATTGTTTTGAAAAGAGAAGGGATGTTGCTCTGTGCATGTGAGCATTATCGTGAGGCCTTGGTTCTGTGTCCAACAAATGATCGGGCTTTTCGGCTCTTGGGGACTGCGTTGCTTCAACTAGGGGAGTATAGGGCCGCAGAGAAGGCATTAGAGGAGGCAGTGCTCTTGAAACCGGAATTTGCAGATGCCCATTATTATCTCGggtcggttcttcatgaaatgGGGGAGGATGAGAGAGCAATTTTGGAGTTTCAGAGGGCCATTGATCTAAATCCCAACCATTTGGATGCTCTGTACGAGCTTGGTTGCTTGTTTCAGGACATGGGTCGGTATCATAGGGCTGCAGAGATTTATGAGAGAGTTATGGGGATTCAACCAAACTATTGGCGAGCTCAAGTGAACCGACTAGCCTTAATGTGGAGAACAGGGAAAGATGTGGATGTGGTGAATGTGTACAAAGAGGGCCTCAGCAAGATGACAGACTTTGCTGAGTTACCTCAATTAACGGCACATATAATGGCGCagttggagaaaaaaaatcaaggtggTCATGACTTGAGTGCGTGGGCTAAGATAAAGAAGGGTTTGGCAGATGGAGTGCATGTGATCAAAAGGGTAACTGAGAAAACCAAGAGGGATTGTCCTGGCTTTGCCCTTCACATCTGGGACTTTCAGAGGATCACTACATTTCATCtatgtgatgtttctcttctGAATAAGGAGATTGAAGAATGGAAACCACCCGTTTCATATTCAGAGAGTGAGGAACCAAAGAGGCCATTGATAAGTAAGGCAACATTAGAGTTGATTTTGCGGAAGTTGCTTCACTACCTAACACCAGAAGATTTTCGGGTAACAGTTGTAAAAGTTAACCAAAAAATTTTGCGAGTCTTGGATGCTACCGGTTCTGGGAGAATCGACTTGGGCATGTTTTATGCTGTCATTGCTCCCATCTGTGCTGGGGAACCAGGGAATCGCAAGCGTGCGGCCTTTGATGCTCTATTATGGCGGGGCACGAGGAGGAATGATGGTCAAGATGTAATACAGAAGGTTGATGCATTAATCTACATGAGGTACTTGAGACTCATTTATTTATCTTCTCCTCAAGGATATCGTGACCAATTGGTAGTCCACGTAGAAGAGGATGAGAACACTATGGTTTCATTCCCTGAGTTCCTCCAAATATTTGATGACCACAGACGGGGCTTTGGCATCTTCAGCACTTTGGTGAACCTTGAAATCCATGGCAGGTTCCGTCGTGATGAGCATTCTTGTGATGTATGCAGGTACCCAATGCTTAGGCGTAGATTTAAAATAAGGATTTATCTCTTCAGCCTCTGTATGAAGTAG